AATTCATGTATTCAAAAGTCGATCGGTTGCTTTTGCAGATGATGATGTACTCCAGGAAAATATTATTTTTCATGCAACTAAAACAAAACTTAAACCTGATCTTACAGAAATCACTAATCATTCTGGAAATGTCTTAGATGAATTTTCAGAGACGCGGTGTGTTCCTTATGGTGAAGTGATTGAAATCAACGATACTGAGCAGTTTATTCATATTATTACGAACTCTCTTGAAGATGCCTTGAGAGTGCAGATGAATAAATTACCGGGCACTTTAGATGACTTGGGTTTAGAAGTATCAACGGGTCCAGTTGTAGACTTTCGATTGAAGTCAGCTTTGAGGAGTTGTTTGGATGAAAAGAGTGTCCCACTGATTTACCCAGAATCGATGAAGGCAGAGAGAATCTTGTTTCCACCCAAGAATCCGCGTAAGGCGATCGCAATCGAACAAAACCAGGAAACGCAGAAATGGCTGATTCAGAGAGGATGGTACGTTCTGACAAGGCGGTTTTCGGCAAAAGAAGAGAAGCGTCGCGTTATGGCTGCTGTCTGTTCTCCTATGGATGAACCATTCCTCGGAATAGAGAATCATCTCAACTACTTCCATGCTAAGGGTAAAGGGATGAATCCTGACCTTGCACGAGGGTTGGCGGCATTTCTCAATTCAACGCTATTCGATAATTACTTCCGTCAATTTAGTGGTCATACGCAGATCAACGCAACTGATCTGCGTAGAATGAAATACCCTTGTAAAAATGATCTAATGTCTCTGGGGAGCCAAATCAATGACTCTATCTCCAACCAAGAAAAACTCGATAAGCTTGTCCATAAAACTCTGTCAATCATGAGCGAAGTAACCAATGCAATTCAGGCTGGTAAGCGTATTGAGGAAGCACTAGCGATTCTCAAAGATATTTCTGCTCCTAGAGAGCAGCAGAATGAACGTTCAGCACTTTGCTTGTTAGCATTGGCAAACGTTCGCCCTGACACACTCTGGAGTGAAGCGACAGATCCAAGGCGCGGAATTACTGAAATGATGGATTGGTTTCGTGATTACTACGGTAAACAATACGCACCGAATACACGTGAAACGGTTCGACGACAAACAATGCACCAGTTTGTCCAGATGGGGTTAGTGATTGAAAACCCTGATCGCCCCGATCGTCCTATTAATAGTCCCAAGTGGTGTTATCAACTGCATCAACAAGCCCTATCTCTGCTTCAATCCTATGGCTCCGAACAGTGGGAAGAAGCTTGTCAGAATTATGCGGTATCAGTCGAAAACCTATTGCAAGACAAAGCGCGAAATCTATCGATGATGCCTGTTCATTTGCCCAATGGTCAGGCAATTCAGCTTTCATCAGGTGGTCAGAACCTACTGATAAAGGATATCTTAGAGAAATTTTGCCCTAGATTTACGCCGGGGGGTATTGTGTTGTACGTCGGTGATGCTGGGGATAAATTTATTGTTAACGAAACTCAGAGGTTTCGAGAAATTGGGGTCGAACTCGATCCGCACGGTAAAATGCCAGATATTGTAGTGCATTATCAAGAGCAAGGCTGGCTTGTATTAGTAGAAGCTGTCACTAGCCACGGTCCAGTTAACCTAAAACGCCGTAATGAACTGAAGCAACTGTTTCAGTCAAGTAGTGAGGGGCTAGTCTTTGTTACTGCTTTCTCAAGTCGTAGATCGATGACTCGCTATCTTGCTGAGATTTCTTGGGAAACAGAAGTTTGGGTTGCTGACCAACCAGATCACATGATTCATTTTAACGGGGAGAGATTTCTCGGTCCCTATGAAGAGCCGGAGAATCGTTCTTGAAGATATCGGTTGTATTTTCAAGATGGCGACACAGAATTTGTATGAGCTTTTTTGAGGGACTTAACCACAAATTCAACACCCTAGAACACCGATTCACTAATAAAATACGAGACTGAAAACCCCTGTTTTAAAGTCTTCTACAATGAAACATTCCTTGTTACAACTCACGAAACCAGGTTTTTTCGTCATGATTCCGAATACTGAATCAGTGTTCTAAGTACAAGGTTTTGCACCCCTACTCATTCCCCAGATTCCGGTTTAGTATCTTTGAGCATTAATTCCATAACTGCTTGTCGGGGTGTAATTTCTCCTTGCAGCAAACGATAGACTTGCTCAGTGATGGGGACATAAATGTTACGTTGTCTGGCTCTTTGTATCAACACTTGGGTAGTGTTCACACCTTCTGCGGTTCCTCGCAATTGGGTGAGAATATCCTCCAGAGTTGCACCATATGCTAACTGATAACCAACTTGGTAGTTACGACTGAGGGAACTATTACAAGTAGCGAGTAAATCTCCTAAACCAGATAATCCATAGAAGGTTTCTGCCTTTGCCCCCCAATGTACACCAATTCGCACCATTTCCGTTAAACCACGGGTCATGAGTGCTGCTTTGGCATTGGTTCCTAATTGTAAACCGTCGCATACTCCTGCCGCGATCGCCATGACATTTTTCAGCGTCCCTCCTAACTCTACACCTAGGGGGTCTGTATTTGTATATACACGAAATCTTTCCGATGTCAAAATACTTTGGACGGCGATCGCAGCATTATTCGCTTGACTGGCGACTACGGTGGCAGCTGGTAATTGTTGCTGAATTTCCTGGGCTAAATTTGGTCCAGAAAGCACAACCACGGGGTGAGCAGGAAACATTCTTTGCCATATCTGCGATGGTGTCTGCGTTGTTTCCGGGTCTAAGCCCTTAGTCGCTGTGATAAAAATTACCTTGACCGGAAGAGCTAAAGATTGAATTTGCCTCGCAACCTCGCTGACACCTTTCATCGAAATTGCCGACAGAATCACATCAGCATCCTTGACAGCATCACCCAGGGAAAGAGAACCGTGACGTGACCAAATATTGACTTGATGACCATTCGCTGATGCAATAGATGCGAGACTGCTTCCCCATGCACCAGCACCGAGAACTGCAATTAATTGAGAATTTGAGGACTTGGGAGTAATCAATTTTGGGTTTTAATGTTGGCACCGTCATTAAGATTACACCACACAGAATTCAAAATTCCAAACTTGTAATTAGCGTAAAACAGCAGTTAGGGTGGAGAAGGATATTATATTAAAATTTTTGATCTCGATCGAGGTTCCAAACAATGAGACAGTTATTCTCTACAAAGATGAAGACGGAATTCGGATTGTGGAATGTCCCAGCCTGAAAGGATGCGTTATTCAGGGAAAAACCAAAAACGAAGCTCTCTCGAATATAAGGGAAGCGATCGCAGGTTCTATTGCTGTTTTAGAAGCAGATGGGTTATCCGTACCAGAAGATAATTTTGAAACTTTTTTGGTGGTGGTGTGACTAAATTACTATAGCGTTTCCCAAGGAAATGAAATACACTCGTCAGCTTGTACGATGCGCTCTTGACCTCTTTTCTCGCTAAACTAGGAAAGCGCGCGTTACTTATGGGAGACTATCCATGCAGTTGCTGAAAACCACTGACACAGATTTTTCCATGCAATTCCTTGCCCTTGTCAACGAACGACGGGAGGCAACGGTGGATGTTAGTGGTACTGTTAGGGAAATTATTGCTGATGTGAAGGCACGGGGTGATATAGCAGTTAAAGATTACACCCATCGCTTTGACCATTTTCAGCCGGAATCTTTGCGGTTAACAGCAGATTTTATTGCCCAGCAAGCAGCAAAATGCTCTCCCCAGGTGAAAGCATCTTTAGCAGTGGCAGCAGAGCGAATTAGTAATTTTCACCAGAAACAGTTGCCAGGGAATATTGCCTATACTGACAGTGTTGGTGTGAGTCTAGGACTAAATTGGGTAGCTTTATCTACCGTCGGTATCTATGTACCCGGAGGTCGGGCTAGTTATCCTAGTTCGGTGTTGATGAATGCCATTCCGGCAAAGATTGCTGGTGTGGAGAGGATTGTCATGGCTGTACCTATGCCTGGGGGAGAAATTAACCCAGCAGTTTTAGCGGCGGCAGAGTTGGCAGGTGTAACGGAAATATACAGTATGGGGGGAGCCCAGGCGATCGCCGCCCTTGCCTATGGAACTAAAACTATTGTTCCGGTGGATAAAATTGTTGGTCCCGGTAATGCTTACGTGGCAGAGGGTAAGCGGCAGGTTTTTGGAACTGTGGGTATTGATAGCATTGCTGGACCTTCGGAAATTCTCGTTGTCGCTGATCACCAGAATCAACCTGCTTGGATTGCCTGGGATTTACTTTCCCAAGCGGAGCATGATCCTAGCGCCCAATCGATTTTAGTCACCGATTCCTGGGAGTTTGCCCAAGAGGTAATTCAGGCGATCGCCGAAATTCTCGCAACTTTACCAACTACCGCCGTAGCAAGCGCCAGTTGGGAAAAACATGGAGCTGTGATTGTTGTGGAAAATTGGCAGGAAGCCATACCTTTGGTGAATCAATTAGCACCGGAACACTTGGAATTATGTATAGATAATCCTAGGGAATTGGCGCAATATATTCGCTGTGCTGGTAGTGTTTTCCTCGGCAGACATACCCCGGAAGCTATCGGAGATTACGTAGGAGGTCCCAACCATGTGTTACCTACATCCCGCTCCGCTCGCTTTGCTTCTGGGTTGAGTGTGTTTGACTTTATGAAACGGATTACCTATTTGGAGTGCGATCGCCAGTCTTTGGAGAAAATCGGTCACGACGCGATCGCCCTCGCAGAAGCAGAGGGTTTGCCAGCTCATGCAGGTAGCGTTGCTGTGAGGTTAGAAATGGGGATTTAAAAACGGCAAAACCTGATCAGGGGTGACCAGGTTTCTTTAAATTTATGTGCAATTTGATAAGCTTAAAAGATAGAACGAAGAAGTCAACTACTAGGGTGGATATTGACTGGACAACAAACTCAGCACAAGAACGTTTTTCCGCTTAGGGATTTGGCTACCTAATCTGGTTAGGAGACTTGCCACTTCTCTGTCAAAATGTGCTGTCATTTGCCTGGGCTACTGACGGGGGACACTGGGTCACTTGCCCTTGGTTTTGGTTTAATCTATACCTGCTGTGTCCTGTCTATAAATCTAGCACCCCCCACCCTAACTGCAAGTCTTTTTTAACTGAAGTTAATGAGTCTTTAAAGTTTGCAATATATCCTCCTCAAACTGTTACCACAGGTTTCTCTGACTAAGATTTTTTACAGCAGGAAGTCACCGGAAGGGAGGTAACTTTGCTGAGGTTTACCTGTGTTAATAATTCACTCCATCCAGAAGTAATTGCTTTATCTTTCTTACCCTGCATCTTAGCTAGTCCCAAGGTTGTCACAGCATCAAACCAAATGCCATTTTGCGCGTAAATCTTTGCCTGCATCAAGGGAGTTTTGGCATTTTTCAGTTGATTTTGTATCTTTGAGGACACTGCAACTCGCTGAATCTTACCTGTAACAGTTCCGGGTTTATCTTCTACTGTTTGATAGTCGCAGTATACGGAAAAAGACCAACGGTAGGATTTGCCAACTTGTAAAGCAGGAACTTTTGTCGGTAGGGAAAAACTGACGATTCCCTGGGGAATTTGGGATTTTTGCACCATGGTTTTGTAAACTTCTTTACCCGCTTCATCCTCTAATACGAAGGCGATCGCGTCCTTGGTTGTGATTTTTCTCGGTAGACTGAACCAAAATCTGGGGTGGGAAGCAACGGTTAAACCCCAGAGGTATTTACCTTGATTTGATTCGATGGTAGGTGCAAGTGCTGTGGGTTCGCATCCCCTTCCCGCTCCTCCCTGTCTCCTGTCTGTGGGTTCTGGACCCGTGCCTGGGGGTGGTGGGGGATTATAATCAATGGATGGGGAACTGGGAACCTGAGCGATGACTTGGTTAGTATAATTGGAGGAGCAACTGGTACAGAGTAGTAGGGTTGCTGTAGTTGCGAAAAAAAGTTGAGAAAATCGTAGTTGAGTCATATAGAGTCTAAGAATAAAAAGTCTTGTGAATCAAAAATTGATGGCGATAGAGCTACGCTCCGCCCTATGGTAGGATAAATACAGCTATAATCAATCAAAATAATATTTTCCCATCATAATAAAATAATCTGAGAAAGTTCATTTTCCCAGCCTCTATGCCAAAACGGATGAGAGAATTTTATGGTAAGGCAAGCCAAAAAACTATCCCTACCAAACCATAAGCAACTACCCTTATAAGGAATTAATCCTGATAATTTGACCTGGTTTTACTTTTTCAAAAA
The Calothrix sp. 336/3 DNA segment above includes these coding regions:
- a CDS encoding type II toxin-antitoxin system HicB family antitoxin → MISIEVPNNETVILYKDEDGIRIVECPSLKGCVIQGKTKNEALSNIREAIAGSIAVLEADGLSVPEDNFETFLVVV
- a CDS encoding BsuBI/PstI family type II restriction endonuclease — its product is MMTFLTDSTDITRIHFSSRLSIKQRSELGQFLTPATIARFMAGQFSNLAGQIRLLDPGAGVGSLTTAFIERLLSSPNPIESCSITAYEVEPTFLSSLEQRLIECCFALEKRGIKADYSLHEKSFIEAAVEVNLPLFPDSSTCFTHAILNPPYKKINNQSAEKKILSSLGVETVNLYSAFVWLAMLQLAEDGEMVAITPRSFCNGPYFRPFRKAFLKEMGLRKIHVFKSRSVAFADDDVLQENIIFHATKTKLKPDLTEITNHSGNVLDEFSETRCVPYGEVIEINDTEQFIHIITNSLEDALRVQMNKLPGTLDDLGLEVSTGPVVDFRLKSALRSCLDEKSVPLIYPESMKAERILFPPKNPRKAIAIEQNQETQKWLIQRGWYVLTRRFSAKEEKRRVMAAVCSPMDEPFLGIENHLNYFHAKGKGMNPDLARGLAAFLNSTLFDNYFRQFSGHTQINATDLRRMKYPCKNDLMSLGSQINDSISNQEKLDKLVHKTLSIMSEVTNAIQAGKRIEEALAILKDISAPREQQNERSALCLLALANVRPDTLWSEATDPRRGITEMMDWFRDYYGKQYAPNTRETVRRQTMHQFVQMGLVIENPDRPDRPINSPKWCYQLHQQALSLLQSYGSEQWEEACQNYAVSVENLLQDKARNLSMMPVHLPNGQAIQLSSGGQNLLIKDILEKFCPRFTPGGIVLYVGDAGDKFIVNETQRFREIGVELDPHGKMPDIVVHYQEQGWLVLVEAVTSHGPVNLKRRNELKQLFQSSSEGLVFVTAFSSRRSMTRYLAEISWETEVWVADQPDHMIHFNGERFLGPYEEPENRS
- a CDS encoding NAD(P)H-dependent glycerol-3-phosphate dehydrogenase yields the protein MITPKSSNSQLIAVLGAGAWGSSLASIASANGHQVNIWSRHGSLSLGDAVKDADVILSAISMKGVSEVARQIQSLALPVKVIFITATKGLDPETTQTPSQIWQRMFPAHPVVVLSGPNLAQEIQQQLPAATVVASQANNAAIAVQSILTSERFRVYTNTDPLGVELGGTLKNVMAIAAGVCDGLQLGTNAKAALMTRGLTEMVRIGVHWGAKAETFYGLSGLGDLLATCNSSLSRNYQVGYQLAYGATLEDILTQLRGTAEGVNTTQVLIQRARQRNIYVPITEQVYRLLQGEITPRQAVMELMLKDTKPESGE
- the hisD gene encoding histidinol dehydrogenase; amino-acid sequence: MQLLKTTDTDFSMQFLALVNERREATVDVSGTVREIIADVKARGDIAVKDYTHRFDHFQPESLRLTADFIAQQAAKCSPQVKASLAVAAERISNFHQKQLPGNIAYTDSVGVSLGLNWVALSTVGIYVPGGRASYPSSVLMNAIPAKIAGVERIVMAVPMPGGEINPAVLAAAELAGVTEIYSMGGAQAIAALAYGTKTIVPVDKIVGPGNAYVAEGKRQVFGTVGIDSIAGPSEILVVADHQNQPAWIAWDLLSQAEHDPSAQSILVTDSWEFAQEVIQAIAEILATLPTTAVASASWEKHGAVIVVENWQEAIPLVNQLAPEHLELCIDNPRELAQYIRCAGSVFLGRHTPEAIGDYVGGPNHVLPTSRSARFASGLSVFDFMKRITYLECDRQSLEKIGHDAIALAEAEGLPAHAGSVAVRLEMGI
- a CDS encoding DUF928 domain-containing protein, which encodes MTQLRFSQLFFATTATLLLCTSCSSNYTNQVIAQVPSSPSIDYNPPPPPGTGPEPTDRRQGGAGRGCEPTALAPTIESNQGKYLWGLTVASHPRFWFSLPRKITTKDAIAFVLEDEAGKEVYKTMVQKSQIPQGIVSFSLPTKVPALQVGKSYRWSFSVYCDYQTVEDKPGTVTGKIQRVAVSSKIQNQLKNAKTPLMQAKIYAQNGIWFDAVTTLGLAKMQGKKDKAITSGWSELLTQVNLSKVTSLPVTSCCKKS